From Erigeron canadensis isolate Cc75 chromosome 8, C_canadensis_v1, whole genome shotgun sequence, one genomic window encodes:
- the LOC122579604 gene encoding shikimate O-hydroxycinnamoyltransferase-like, with protein sequence MKIIVRESTMVKPAKVTPRIKLWSSNLDLFVPNIHTRRVFFYRSNGDANFFDTKVMKDALSRALVAFYPLGGRLKEDETGRLEVDCQEQGALFVEAESDVVIDYFGEFAPTMELQMLIPAVDYSLPIESNPVLVLQVTHFKCGGVAVGVGIHHYVVDGTSATHFINTWSDIARGFDVTIPPFIDRTLLRARNPPRPLFKHVEYTPSTKPESSLRAPSNESVPSIFKLSRDQLDLLKVKSKEYGNTIRFSTFELLAGHIWKCITKARGLLDDQETKLYIATNGRTRFQPNLPKGYFGNAVVITSVISLACEIQSNPSSYAASKIHNAISMRDDDYLRSTLDYLELQPDLKTLIGGMFQSNYSSSLAITSWAKLPLYEANFGWGPPIFSGPGGLQAEGLGFVLPSPINDGSLSFFIRLQVEHHKLFSQFLYNI encoded by the exons ATGAAGATCATAGTAAGAGAATCTACGATGGTGAAACCCGCGAAGGTGACACCAAGGATAAAGCTATGGAGTTCTAACCTTGACCTGTTTGTACCAAATATACACACACGAAGGGTGTTTTTCTACCGGTCCAATGGTGATGCCAATTTCTTTGATACAAAAGTTATGAAAGATGCATTGAGTAGGGCTTTGGTTGCCTTCTACCCTTTGGGTGGGCGATTGAAGGAAGATGAAACGGGTAGGCTTGAGGTTGATTGTCAGGAACAAGGCGCCTTGTTCGTGGAAGCGGAATCTGATGTCGTGATTGATTATTTTGGTGAATTTGCACCTACCATGGAGCTTCAAATGCTCATCCCGGCTGTTGATTACTCTCTACCAATCGAATCCAATCCTGTACTCGTGTTGCAG GTAACCCACTTTAAATGTGGGGGAGTTGCCGTTGGAGTGGGGATACATCATTACGTCGTGGATGGAACATCCGCGACGCACTTCATCAACACATGGTCAGATATAGCTCGTGGATTTGATGTCACTATACCTCCTTTCATAGACCGGACCCTCCTTCGTGCCCGCAACCCACCACGCCCTCTCTTTAAACACGTGGAATACACGCCCTCTACAAAACCTGAATCATCGCTTAGAGCACCATCAAATGAATCTGTGCCCTCGATATTCAAGTTATCACGAGACCAGCTGGATTTGCTGAAAGTCAAATCAAAGGAATATGGTAACACAATCAGATTCAGCACTTTTGAGTTGCTCGCGGGCCATATTTGGAAGTGCATTACTAAAGCCCGTGGGCTTTTAGATGATCAGGAAACTAAGCTCTACATTGCTACTAATGGGCGGACCCGCTTTCAACCCAACTTGCCTAAAGGTTATTTTGGGAATGCTGTTGTTATCACAAGTGTTATATCTCTAGCATGTGAAATTCAATCGAATCCTAGTTCGTATGCTGCTAGTAAAATCCACAATGCAATAAGTATGAGGGACGACGACTATCTGAGGTCAACACTCGACTATTTGGAACTACAACCCGACTTGAAGACTCTAATTGGTGGTATGTTTCAGAGTAATTACTCCTCCAGTCTTGCAATAACGAGCTGGGCTAAACTCCCACTGTATGAGGCTAACTTCGGATGGGGTCCACCTATATTTTCAGGGCCTGGTGGGCTTCAAGCGGAAGGTTTGGGTTTTGTGTTACCAAGCCCGATTAATGATGGAAGCTTGTCATTTTTCATTCGGCTGCAAGTCGAACACCATAAGCTTTTCAGCCAGTTTCTCtataatatatga